The genomic stretch CGCCACCGGTACGACCGGCTCATCGCCACCAGCGCCGTGCGGGACCTCCCCGTCGCCTGGCTGACCGCCGTCAAGCACGGCGGGCAGATCATCGCCGCACTGGGCGGATGGATGGGCGCCACCACCCTGGTGCACTTCACCGTCGACGCCAACGGCACCGCCGTGGGACGGCCGGTGACAGGCGACTGGCCCGCCGACCTCGCCACCGACGACCGGATACCGCAATACGGGCCGATCCCGGACGGCGGCAGGGAGCGCCAAGTGGCCGTCGACCCCCAGACACTGGAGGACGGCACGGCACGGTTCATCGCCCAGACCGCCGAACTCTCGGCCCAGATCATCCGCCTCACCGGGGACGACTCCTCCGCAGTGCACGACTCGCTCGCCCTTCTCGACCAGGAGGACAACTCCTGGGCGGTCCTGCGCCGCCGAGGCGGGAAATGGATGGTCCGGCAGGGCGGCGAGACACTGCTGTGGGACCGGATCGAGACGGAACTGATCCGCTGGCACCGCGACGGCCGCCCGCCGTTGAAGGACCTCCTGATCGTCTCCACCCCGCACTGGTCCCGGCCCTCGGTCACCTGGACGCCCGCCCTGTAGCGGCTGATCACCGCGCACGCGCTGCATCCGCTCTTCTCGCCGACTCGCGATGAGCTGGAGTGGGCGGCCGACGCCACGGACTGCGATGAGCATCTGCTGGCCTTGCTGCTGATGCTGAAGCCGTACCGGCGCGCGTGCTGGACACCCTCGCGCACACCCAGCCGCACCAGGCGGCCTGCGGCGGGTACATCACCGCCTTCAACGAGGAGGGCAAGGAGGTCGACATCTCCTTCGCCACCCCGGAACTGGCACAAGGCGGTGGTCGACAAGACCCGGAGCGGGCGCAGCCGCCCGACGACGGTGGCCGCAGGCCGCGTGACACCCGGCGCGGCCGTG from Streptomyces sp. ITFR-21 encodes the following:
- a CDS encoding protein-L-isoaspartate(D-aspartate) O-methyltransferase, with protein sequence MNSDAALHKLVGTLTADRDLAPHWRQALLDTPRHPFLRPGFFRPQQGTSYWEPVVPGNDDWLPGCYTDTVLVTELAGAVSPQDVDGRITANPTRSALPPGHVLRMLDAARTEPGMRVLEVGTGTGYTTALLCHRLGDKHVTSTDTDYEVSSRAGITLEQLGHSPELLAGDDVQDKLPRHRYDRLIATSAVRDLPVAWLTAVKHGGQIIAALGGWMGATTLVHFTVDANGTAVGRPVTGDWPADLATDDRIPQYGPIPDGGRERQVAVDPQTLEDGTARFIAQTAELSAQIIRLTGDDSSAVHDSLALLDQEDNSWAVLRRRGGKWMVRQGGETLLWDRIETELIRWHRDGRPPLKDLLIVSTPHWSRPSVTWTPAL